In Solanum lycopersicum chromosome 5, SLM_r2.1, the following are encoded in one genomic region:
- the LOC101264929 gene encoding protein PHYTOCHROME KINASE SUBSTRATE 1, with translation MAMVKLEATKNTTTNLLDPSFSSYLINGTEKTIVLNLESSKKIDDGEIDIFSAEKYFNEGVDEVNNVRQNKHKIHNDQPVVADIVSLQQKIRPSTPSVHSESSWNSRSALLQKVTRNYQQQQQQHQAPRPIKTTKNKSYGKKFLARFGCNCYCKDKNSVEIDDQLREKSFKSKSKKTSTIGANHQDLHFKRIDDSGVVGLKSDERFVVPVYDPKGGNGIQMIKKETEEEESRKSLEVFGFSITEKERSKMSLEKNIGMLTWDAIVPKAEEIDIINIGASSNGTYEEDYAESDASSDLFEIESFPSNNTANQSLVRQGSDSMSCYAPSEVSIDWSVVTASAADFSMMSDIEEVKIPSIRTNNNSNGRDKAKRRSSILLGCNNHKAVGVVGDAYKSSEKSSIEMHQRTYEPIMPMTRFHAESKVNRFDGGNKKHDFTTRSFATTYSGRPADFLYA, from the coding sequence ATGGCTATGGTCAAACTAGAAGCTACCAAAAATACTACTACAAATCTTCTTGATCcttcattttcttcttatttgatCAATGGTACTGAAAAAACCATTGTACTTAATCTTGAATCAAGTAAGAAGATAGATGATGGTGAAATAGACATATTTAGTGCAGAAAAATACTTCAATGAAGGGGTTGATGAAGTAAACAATGTGAGACAAAACAAACACAAGATTCATAATGATCAACCTGTTGTCGCTGATATAGTTTCTTTGCAGCAAAAGATCAGACCTTCAACACCAAGTGTTCATTCAGAATCAAGTTGGAATAGCAGAAGTGCATTGTTGCAGAAAGTTACAAGAAATTatcagcagcagcagcagcagcatcAAGCACCGCGGCCAATAAAGACGACTAAAAACAAGTCTTATGGAAAGAAATTCCTTGCTAGATTTGGCTGCAATTGTTACTGCAAAGACAAGAACTCTGTTGAGATTGATGATCAACTCCGCGAAAAAAgtttcaaatcaaaatcaaagaagacTAGTACAATAGGAGCTAATCATCAAGATTTGCACTTCAAGAGAATTGATGATTCAGGAGTAGTTGGATTGAAATCAGATGAGCGTTTCGTCGTTCCTGTTTATGATCCTAAAGGTGGGAATGGGATACAAATGATCAAAAAGGAAACAGAAGAAGAGGAATCAAGAAAGTCACTAGAAGTGTTTGGCTTTTCAATAACAGAGAAAGAAAGAAGCAAAATGAGTCTTGAGAAGAACATAGGCATGTTAACATGGGATGCAATTGTTCCGAAAGCTGAAGAAATCGACATTATCAACATAGGTGCAAGTTCAAATGGAACCTATGAAGAAGATTACGCAGAAAGTGATGCAAGTTCAGACTTGTTTGAAATCGAAAGCTTCCCAAGTAACAATACAGCTAATCAAAGTCTAGTTAGACAGGGCTCAGATAGTATGTCATGTTATGCTCCAAGTGAAGTTAGCATTGATTGGAGTGTTGTAACTGCTAGTGCAGCAGATTTCTCTATGATGTCTGATATAGAAGAAGTTAAAATACCCTCAATTAGAACCAATAACAACTCCAATGGAAGAGACAAGGCTAAACGTCGTTCGAGCATTTTGTTGGGATGTAATAATCATAAAGCTGTAGGAGTTGTGGGAGATGCATATAAATCTagtgaaaaatcatcaattgaGATGCATCAGAGGACTTATGAGCCTATTATGCCAATGACAAGGTTTCATGCTGAGAGCAAAGTGAATCGATTCGATGGAGGAAATAAGAAACATGATTTTACTACAAGATCATTTGCTACTACATATTCTGGACGTCCTGCAGATTTCTTGTATGCTTAG